In Allomuricauda ruestringensis DSM 13258, the following proteins share a genomic window:
- a CDS encoding DUF6747 family protein, translated as MKKLLLVKEIYIEGFRNLGHFIVEKYFKIFAWFSFILFFIVLYAFIYRMSTGFAFD; from the coding sequence ATGAAAAAACTATTACTTGTTAAAGAGATATATATTGAAGGGTTCCGCAACTTGGGACATTTTATAGTTGAAAAATATTTCAAAATATTCGCCTGGTTTAGCTTTATCTTGTTCTTTATAGTGCTTTATGCCTTTATTTACAGGATGTCCACTGGCTTTGCATTTGATTGA
- a CDS encoding OmpA family protein, whose amino-acid sequence MKRLILLLFFLCSFGMFSQELALYEVDGTSSSSNRFAPSTEKNSSSFVKHLDGLSNKKLTRYLKKEGIPKKLIAKDNDYFDKMWYAESAHIFDVVLEKTEAEHTSSLLSKAGDSHYYTGNLEKAYEWYHELYQQYQEEMHEDTYLKYTQTLKGTGKYRKAATLTKILRQKRDEPLNELNKIDPRTWEGVYTVKIKNLGINSRYSDFSPMFHNGSDIVYASAKDTLFLTSRRYRRTNQPFLDLYVAKSKNKEGDLSSPRKFSKKINTKYHEASMAFSLDQKTIYFTRNNYGKRLKRGKNGINHLKIYRSQYTNGEWGKAEELPFNSEDYSTGHPTISPDGTKMYFVSDRPGGFGETDIYVVDIAEKGGFSEPKNLGRTINTEYKEMFPYVAENALYYSSNRPMGFGGLDVYKSDGANGEFGIGINLGKPINSNKDDFSYIIDATGEQGYFASNRKGGKGDDDIYSFKYTLNLNAIVGSVENESTGGAVNKASISLYNNEGKLINEAVSDTAGNYLFKNLGSTTNYTVVAKKKGFVKDSLPVETKENENISVTQYLKKLVEEKPIVDLFEPSDVYFNFDSFKITPRSAQELDKLVTVLKENESLALKIESHTDAIGPEAYNKYLSDKRAKSTRDYLVSQGIDPSRIISAIGYGEERLLNNCSNGTRCAADQHRLNRRSEFILVSE is encoded by the coding sequence ATGAAAAGACTGATCTTGCTTTTATTCTTCCTATGCTCTTTTGGGATGTTTTCCCAAGAGCTTGCCCTATACGAAGTCGATGGGACGTCCTCCTCTTCCAATAGGTTTGCTCCTTCTACAGAAAAGAACTCTTCCAGTTTTGTAAAACATCTTGATGGTTTAAGCAATAAAAAACTGACTCGCTACCTCAAAAAAGAAGGAATTCCAAAAAAGCTTATTGCAAAAGACAACGATTACTTTGATAAAATGTGGTACGCCGAATCGGCACACATTTTTGATGTTGTACTGGAAAAAACCGAAGCCGAACACACATCATCCTTGCTGTCAAAGGCAGGGGATTCACATTACTACACGGGAAATCTTGAAAAAGCTTACGAGTGGTACCACGAGCTTTACCAGCAGTATCAAGAGGAAATGCATGAGGATACTTATTTAAAATATACCCAAACCTTAAAGGGAACAGGAAAGTATCGCAAGGCCGCAACCCTAACAAAGATCCTGCGACAAAAAAGGGACGAGCCCTTAAATGAGCTCAATAAAATAGACCCGCGCACATGGGAAGGGGTCTACACCGTTAAAATCAAGAATTTGGGCATTAACTCCCGGTATTCTGATTTTTCTCCCATGTTCCACAACGGTTCTGATATTGTTTATGCCTCTGCAAAGGACACCTTATTTTTGACAAGTCGCCGTTACCGTCGTACCAATCAACCTTTCCTAGACCTTTACGTTGCAAAAAGCAAGAACAAGGAGGGTGACCTTTCCTCTCCGCGAAAATTTTCAAAAAAAATCAATACCAAGTACCATGAAGCCTCTATGGCATTTTCTCTTGACCAAAAAACCATTTATTTTACAAGGAACAACTATGGCAAACGTTTAAAAAGGGGCAAAAATGGTATAAATCACCTAAAAATATATCGTTCTCAATATACCAATGGTGAATGGGGCAAGGCCGAAGAGCTCCCCTTTAACAGTGAAGATTATTCTACGGGCCACCCGACCATTAGTCCAGATGGCACAAAAATGTATTTTGTTTCCGATAGGCCCGGTGGTTTTGGGGAAACGGATATTTATGTTGTTGATATTGCCGAAAAAGGGGGCTTTTCCGAGCCAAAAAACCTTGGAAGGACCATCAACACCGAATACAAGGAAATGTTTCCTTATGTCGCCGAAAACGCCCTTTATTATTCTTCCAACAGGCCCATGGGCTTTGGCGGTTTGGATGTGTACAAATCTGATGGGGCAAATGGGGAGTTCGGCATAGGAATCAACCTGGGAAAACCCATCAACAGTAACAAAGATGATTTCTCCTATATTATTGATGCTACGGGAGAGCAAGGTTATTTTGCATCCAATCGCAAAGGGGGCAAGGGGGATGACGATATTTACTCTTTTAAATACACACTCAACCTAAATGCCATTGTCGGTTCCGTTGAAAACGAGTCAACAGGAGGGGCCGTGAACAAAGCCTCTATATCCTTGTACAATAACGAAGGTAAGTTGATAAATGAAGCCGTCTCGGATACAGCTGGCAACTATTTGTTCAAAAACCTTGGTTCAACAACGAACTATACCGTGGTGGCCAAGAAAAAAGGGTTCGTTAAGGATAGCCTGCCCGTGGAAACCAAGGAAAACGAAAACATATCGGTGACCCAATACCTAAAGAAACTGGTTGAGGAAAAACCAATTGTTGACCTGTTTGAGCCCAGCGATGTGTACTTTAATTTTGATAGTTTTAAAATCACCCCCCGTTCCGCTCAAGAATTGGACAAGCTGGTTACCGTATTAAAAGAAAACGAAAGCTTGGCCTTAAAAATCGAATCCCATACCGATGCCATTGGCCCAGAAGCTTACAACAAATATCTATCCGACAAGCGGGCCAAATCTACTCGTGATTACCTTGTTTCTCAAGGAATCGACCCTTCAAGAATTATTAGCGCCATTGGTTATGGTGAAGAACGTTTGTTGAACAATTGCTCCAATGGAACACGGTGTGCTGCAGACCAGCACCGTTTAAACCGAAGGTCTGAATTTATTCTGGTTTCTGAATAA
- the tatA gene encoding twin-arginine translocase TatA/TatE family subunit — MIAQTIFLGMLGPWQIVLIVAVVVLLFGGRKIPELMKGLGNGIKEFKNATKEDEKLEGETNEPKS; from the coding sequence ATGATTGCTCAAACTATATTTCTTGGTATGTTAGGTCCTTGGCAGATTGTTTTGATCGTTGCCGTGGTAGTTTTGCTTTTTGGAGGCAGAAAGATTCCAGAACTTATGAAAGGTCTTGGAAACGGAATCAAAGAATTCAAAAACGCCACGAAGGAAGACGAAAAACTGGAAGGGGAAACGAACGAGCCAAAATCCTAA